A stretch of the Bordetella genomosp. 8 genome encodes the following:
- a CDS encoding hydantoinase B/oxoprolinase family protein, which produces MKWQFWVDRGGTFTDIVGRRPDGSTTTIKMLSENPEQYRDAAVAGIRKLLGLAPGEPVPADQVDCVKMGTTVATNALLERKGERTLLVTTRGFRDGLRIAYQNRPRLFDRNVVLPEMLYDGVVEADERIAANGDVVAPLDEAALRRDLQARYDEGMRAVAIVFMHAWREPRHEQRAAELARQIGYTQVSVSHEVSPLIKFVSRGDTTVVDAYLSPILRRYVEQVAGELPGIRLMFMQSSGGLTDAHRFRGKDAILSGPAGGIVGMVRTSELAGFKQIIGFDMGGTSTDVSHYAGEFEREFETRVAGVRMRAPMMSIHTVAAGGGSILHFDGARLRVGPDSAGANPGPASYRRGGPLAVTDCNVLLGKIQPDFFPKVFGPRADQPLDRDAAEQGFRAMAARVKAETGRDMTPEQLAEGFLEIAVGNMAEAIKRISVQRGHDVTEYALTVFGGAGGQHACLVADALGMTTVFAHPLAGVLSAYGMGLADQTEMRQKTVEKVLDGDLFAALGTELDALAGDAVAELRRQHVAQDAISVQRRLHLKYRGTDTALEVPFTSVDQARADFEAAYRQRYSFLMPGRELVVETISVEATGGGEPVTEAPVQGHRNGPLQARRVVRMYSGGAWRDTPLYVRDDMMPGDRVDGPAIVSEKNQTTVVEPGWRVELTPRDHLVLRRFEARPQRRAVGTQADPVMLEVFNNLFMSIAEQMGYRLQNTAYSVNIKERLDFSCAIFDDRGNLIANAPHMPVHLGSMGESIRTVMTANEGRMKPGDAYVVNDPYHGGTHLPDVTVITPVFDRAGRDILFYVGSRGHHADIGGTTPGSMPPDSRTVEDEGVLFTNFQLVRDGEFREREARAILGSGKWPARNPDQNIADMRAQIAANEKGVQELLRMCDHFGLDVVRAYMGHVQDNAEEAVRRVISVLKDGSYEYPLDNGAVIRVAVRVDRAARSAVVDFTGTSPQLDNNFNAPGAIAVAAVLYVFRTLVDDEIPLNAGGLKPLEIIVPQGSMLRPNPPASVVAGNVETSMCIVNALYGALGVLAASQGTMNNLTFGNARYQYYETISGGTGAGPLRVDAPADTSQGFAGQSVVQAHMTNSRLTDPEVLELRFPVRLESYEIRHGSGGNGRYRGGDGGIRRLRFLEPMTAAILSNNRRYAPFGLHGGEPGQVGRNYVERADGRIEPLGPQDSTELQPDDIFVVETPGGGGFGKI; this is translated from the coding sequence ATGAAGTGGCAATTCTGGGTAGACCGTGGCGGTACGTTCACGGACATCGTGGGCCGTCGTCCCGACGGTTCGACCACCACCATCAAGATGCTTTCCGAGAACCCGGAGCAGTATCGCGACGCGGCGGTGGCCGGCATCCGCAAGCTGCTGGGCCTGGCGCCGGGCGAACCGGTGCCCGCCGATCAGGTCGACTGCGTCAAGATGGGCACCACGGTGGCCACCAACGCCTTGCTGGAACGCAAGGGTGAACGGACGCTGCTGGTGACCACGCGGGGATTCCGCGACGGGCTGCGCATCGCCTATCAGAATCGTCCACGGCTGTTCGACCGCAACGTCGTGCTGCCGGAAATGCTTTATGACGGTGTCGTCGAAGCGGACGAGCGCATCGCCGCCAACGGCGACGTGGTGGCGCCCCTGGACGAAGCCGCGCTGCGGCGCGACCTGCAGGCCCGGTATGACGAAGGCATGCGCGCGGTCGCCATCGTGTTCATGCACGCCTGGCGCGAGCCGCGGCACGAACAACGCGCCGCCGAACTCGCGCGCCAGATCGGCTACACGCAGGTCTCGGTCTCGCATGAGGTCAGCCCGCTGATCAAGTTTGTCTCGCGCGGCGACACCACGGTGGTCGACGCCTACCTCTCGCCCATCCTGCGCCGCTACGTCGAACAGGTCGCCGGTGAACTGCCGGGCATACGCCTGATGTTCATGCAGTCCAGCGGCGGCCTGACCGATGCCCACCGCTTTCGCGGCAAGGACGCCATCCTGTCCGGCCCGGCCGGCGGCATCGTCGGCATGGTGCGCACCAGCGAACTGGCGGGCTTCAAGCAGATCATCGGCTTCGATATGGGCGGCACGTCCACCGACGTTTCGCACTATGCCGGCGAGTTCGAACGCGAATTCGAAACCCGCGTGGCCGGCGTACGCATGCGCGCCCCCATGATGAGTATCCACACCGTGGCCGCCGGCGGCGGATCCATCCTGCACTTCGACGGCGCGCGCCTGCGCGTGGGCCCCGACTCGGCCGGCGCCAATCCGGGGCCCGCCAGCTACCGGCGTGGCGGGCCGCTGGCCGTGACGGACTGCAACGTGCTGCTGGGCAAGATCCAGCCGGACTTCTTCCCCAAGGTCTTCGGCCCGCGTGCCGACCAGCCGCTGGACCGCGACGCCGCGGAGCAGGGCTTCCGCGCGATGGCGGCACGCGTCAAGGCGGAAACCGGCCGCGACATGACGCCTGAGCAACTGGCCGAAGGCTTCCTGGAAATCGCCGTGGGCAATATGGCCGAGGCCATCAAGCGCATTTCCGTGCAGCGCGGCCATGACGTGACCGAATACGCCTTGACGGTCTTCGGTGGCGCCGGTGGCCAGCATGCCTGCCTGGTGGCCGACGCCCTGGGCATGACCACGGTATTCGCGCATCCGTTGGCGGGCGTCCTCTCGGCCTATGGCATGGGCCTGGCCGACCAGACCGAGATGCGCCAGAAAACCGTCGAGAAAGTGCTGGACGGTGACCTGTTCGCCGCCCTGGGCACGGAGCTGGACGCGCTGGCCGGCGACGCCGTCGCCGAGCTGCGGCGCCAGCACGTCGCGCAGGACGCGATTTCGGTGCAGCGCCGCCTGCACCTGAAATACCGTGGCACCGATACCGCGCTGGAAGTGCCCTTCACGTCTGTCGACCAGGCGCGCGCCGATTTCGAGGCCGCCTATCGCCAACGCTATTCCTTCCTGATGCCCGGACGCGAACTGGTGGTGGAAACCATCTCGGTGGAAGCCACCGGCGGCGGCGAACCCGTGACGGAGGCCCCCGTGCAGGGGCACCGCAACGGACCGCTGCAGGCGCGCCGCGTGGTGCGCATGTACAGCGGCGGCGCCTGGCGCGATACCCCGCTGTACGTACGCGACGACATGATGCCGGGCGACCGGGTCGACGGCCCGGCCATCGTTTCCGAAAAGAACCAGACCACCGTCGTGGAGCCGGGCTGGCGCGTGGAATTGACGCCGCGCGACCATCTGGTCCTGCGGCGCTTCGAAGCGCGGCCCCAACGGCGCGCGGTGGGGACCCAGGCCGACCCGGTCATGCTGGAGGTGTTCAACAACCTGTTCATGTCCATCGCCGAGCAGATGGGCTATCGGCTGCAGAACACCGCGTACTCCGTCAACATCAAGGAACGCCTGGATTTCTCCTGCGCCATCTTCGACGACCGGGGCAACCTGATCGCCAACGCGCCGCACATGCCGGTGCACCTGGGGTCCATGGGCGAGTCCATCCGCACCGTGATGACCGCCAACGAAGGGCGCATGAAGCCGGGCGACGCCTATGTCGTCAATGACCCCTACCATGGCGGCACCCACCTGCCGGACGTGACCGTCATCACGCCGGTATTCGACCGTGCCGGCCGCGACATCCTGTTCTACGTGGGGTCGCGCGGCCACCATGCGGACATCGGCGGCACCACGCCCGGGTCCATGCCGCCCGATTCGCGTACCGTGGAAGACGAAGGCGTTCTTTTCACGAACTTTCAACTGGTGCGCGACGGTGAATTCCGCGAGCGGGAGGCCCGCGCCATCCTGGGTTCGGGTAAATGGCCGGCCCGCAATCCCGACCAGAACATCGCGGACATGCGGGCGCAGATCGCCGCCAATGAAAAAGGCGTGCAGGAGCTGCTGCGCATGTGCGACCACTTCGGCCTGGACGTCGTGCGCGCCTACATGGGACACGTACAGGACAATGCCGAAGAGGCCGTGCGGCGCGTCATCTCGGTGCTGAAGGACGGCAGCTACGAGTATCCCCTGGACAACGGCGCGGTGATACGCGTCGCGGTACGGGTCGACCGGGCCGCGCGTAGCGCGGTGGTGGACTTCACCGGAACGTCGCCGCAGCTGGACAACAACTTCAACGCGCCCGGCGCGATCGCCGTGGCGGCCGTGCTGTATGTCTTCCGCACCCTGGTCGACGACGAGATTCCGCTGAACGCCGGTGGCCTCAAGCCACTGGAGATCATCGTGCCGCAAGGGTCCATGCTGCGTCCGAACCCGCCCGCGTCGGTCGTCGCGGGCAACGTCGAGACGTCCATGTGCATCGTCAACGCCCTGTACGGCGCGCTGGGCGTACTGGCCGCCAGCCAGGGCACCATGAACAACCTGACCTTCGGCAATGCCCGCTACCAGTACTACGAGACCATCTCCGGCGGCACCGGCGCGGGCCCGTTGCGGGTGGACGCGCCCGCCGATACCAGCCAGGGCTTCGCGGGTCAGTCGGTGGTGCAGGCGCACATGACGAATTCGCGCCTGACCGATCCGGAAGTGCTCGAACTGCGCTTCCCGGTGCGGCTGGAGTCGTACGAGATCCGTCATGGATCGGGCGGCAACGGGCGCTATCGCGGCGGCGATGGCGGCATCCGCAGGCTGCGCTTCCTGGAACCGATGACGGCGGCGATCCTGTCCAACAACCGCCGCTACGCGCCGTTCGGCCTGCACGGCGGCGAGCCGGGACAGGTCGGCCGCAACTACGTCGAACGCGCGGACGGCAGGATCGAGCCCCTGGGACCGCAGGACAGCACCGAGCTCCAGCCTGACGACATCTTCGTCGTTGAAACACCGGGAGGAGGGGGTTTCGGCAAAATTTAA